gatCCTATTCTAAGAGACCCTACAAGCATTAACAAGAAGGGGTGGGAATACACAAAAAAGATCTATCTTGACAGCCAAAATGTCATATTAGACCTGGGAAGATTCAAAAAAAGGTTGCATCGAGCTTATGAGTATACACTCTCCAGATCAAAACTCAATCTTCAGCATCAACCATTGTGAATTTCAATCAACCATTGTGAATTTCAATCAACCATATTCATTCTTTAATGtgtaaagtgattttttttcctaaaagaTTGATCATACTTATCAAGGCAACCTGCAAAGTTCATAGTGCGACCTGCTGTGTACAGCAAACATATAGAAATGTATACCGAGATGTGTAAGTAAAAGCTATAATTTGTGATTCCCTCACTTTTGTGTGAAAAAAGTTTATCTAAACATTGGTCACTTCACATTCAATCATCCAATGGTGGTTTTAAATGTTAATGTTGACGATACCAAAATTTCTAGTGTGAGAATCTTTTGGTTTCTAATACTCTGGGCTATCTGGGTtccaagtattttttttatcacatataATCAAGTCTTAAGATGTACCTTTTTCTTGtgatttataaaattcaaacttGTCATGTTCCAAAGTTAAAATCTTTTGGAGATAACATACAGAAAAAGAGCAAAGGGGAATCCAAGAAAGCTAATAACAGCAGTGCAAAGCTGCCACCTATTTGATATAGAGTTAACATCCAATCGTGCCAGGTACGGATGGAACCTAAACTTGTGACaaaaaatagtgtttttttttcttaatttctaagGCTAATTACCTGACACAACCTAAACTTGTGACaaaaaatagtgtttttttttcttaatttctaagGCTAATTACCTGACACGTTCATTCATGAAGAGAATATGTAATAATGTGTATCTAATGAACAAAGTTGAAGGTGACAATGCTTGAAGTGTTACAGAAGTGCATCACAGGTATATGTTGTACCAGTAACAAGGAACTATGTTGTTCTTGAAATAGTTGTGTATGGTGGCAACGTTATACCCTACGTAGTTGCATTTGAGCACGTGATGATTCCTCTGTTGTTGCAGCCATTATTGGATCTCAGCATGGAAACTCCATTGTGGACATGTGACATGTTGAGTAGATTCAGTGGGGACCACTAACGGTAATAAACTATGCTGGGGCAGCTCAAAACATGCATTGTTTGTTGCTACACTacagttataaaaaaaacacatttttgtactataatttgtattgaaataactAATATATGGATTTGCAGGTTTAACTATGTCTTTTAGTCAGGTGATTTGGAACGGATTTTAGTTGAATGATTTGTAATTTCACTGATTTTTTTCAGTATTTACTAAGACAAAGTATGATGAGGGTTTTAATCACAATTGTAGGACtttttaccaatttttttttaatgtatttcaGAGAGAAATTGTTATAGACAAAAGCAGTGATACAAAAGTCAATTAATAGAGTCTATGCAACTTGTTTTACTcattttatcttgttttcaATATTCATTAATAGATATATGAAAAGTTATGTAAAAaagttaaatcaaattaaaagaaaactgtGGACTAACATACTATTTTCTTTCCCATCCATCAGCACAcaatttaaatagatttaaatttatggtcaacctattttataaattaataatcatattttaaaaataaaagtattaaaaaatattttattagaatatatcaatgtgttataatttatatattaaatgattatatatctaaaatgaaaatgagttttattaatattttaaactttaaaaatatatatttttatttaaaattatttgaattattatttaaccTTTTACCTTTTTGAACGAAAATAATTCCTTCACTTAATATTAAAATCTGAACAAGAATGTGTTGGGATGAATGAGAGACAGATATATTAttgtagtaaaaataaatggtaaaatttaacTCACTTCACCGTAAACTATTATGACTTGAAAgtcacataattttttttattaaaaattatgtcaTACTCGCTTACAAATCTGTTCATGTGATTTGGAGTGAATATCCCCATGCATCATTCTAAAAATGTATTCTTTTCAAATAAACATAGATGgtcatttatattaaattgtttgTTTTACAACTTTACTTATCCACTCAATTTGTTGAATTATAGTAAAATTGgaagacacacacacacacatatatatatatatatatatatatatatatatatataatagaaatattcaatttttatatacactttttctaaaaaaaatatattaaatgattacaaggataattatgaaattatgaatgaaTTGATGTAAATGGAACTATTCTAATACCTTTTCCTATGAAATTATGGTGGGAGAATCCCATTGTAATTAATAACACAATTCTAATATTTCATGAAAGAACAAAGGATATTTGGATATAATGCAATTTCATAAAGTGCTTAATATAATGCAATTTCATAAAGGATTTCCCTCCTGTGTTTCTCTGTCTCTAATACCTATCTTTTCCTATTTCATTGGGAAAAATTAGGCTGTTCATGGtccatttttttagttttctatcTTCTAGAGGGAAAATGACTCAACTTGTCATGTTATCACATGATAGTCCTCTCTACTCCAAGACTCCACCCATGTGGGCAACTGGAATTGGGCTCCAACTACGTACAAAACTTTCCCACCATACTATGATGTCTTAAAATTATTACCATTTACGTTCATAAACAGTGTTCTGAGTCCTTGATGTGTTCAAGGCCACCATTTGTTGCTAGAGTAAAAAACTCTTAAGACATGCAGGagcttaaaaaaaatttaatttcatttttgagTTTCTTGATTTTTTGTAATTACAAGAAAGAAAGACCCTTTGGAAAAAGACTTAAATACTTGGAGACATTTTTTACAGTGATGTTAACTTGATCATGAAACCAAAACTCTCCCACCAAAGTGGAGCTTGTTCTAAACTATGTCAGAAAAGTTGGTATGCGCTTCAAGTCGAAGCAGCACTGTCACTGATCTACAGCCACCGTTTTGAAGTCTTGGTGTCTGAATGAGGATTTGGAGGAGGAGTTCTAGCATTTCTCTCCTTGTCGTCGTCTTCATATATGACACAAAACTATTGTCTTAGTATTCTGAATAACAGCGTCATGGATATCAATGTAAAACAGCAGTTCTATAGGTTTAACTTACATGCTGCTACTGGCTTTCCTCCAAGTGAAGATCTACGCGAGTTGTTTGGCAGTGGTGCTTGAATCCCTGTTAGAGATTGTCTTCTCTTCGTTTTCTCAACAGCTGAAATTGGTGATTTTACATTATTTGTATAGCCAGTGCCCCTGATGGGTGATTTTACATTATTTCTATGGCCAGTACCCTTGATGGGTGACTTCACTTCAACTTGTTGGCTCCTGCATATTTTCACAGATTAAGGTCACATATGGATAATCTTCATAAACACttccagaaaagaaaaataagaaactaaaagaaTTAAACTTATCCATAAGTTAAGATCAATTTATATACACTTGACTTCTTATAGAAAACTTCTCATATAAGTTAACAGTTATAACACACCTCTTATCAGGGCCATTGATCAGTTTCCCAATTGTTCTCAAGGATCTTCTTATTTGGGATCCTTTGCCATTTGTGCTACCCATCACCTTAGAGGCATGTGCATCATTTCCATCCCGAACAGGTGGTTCAGGTGTTTGAGGCAGTTTAATAGGAGGAACTTGCATGCcatcatttaattttatcaatctcGTTTGATAGGAAATGCTTGTAGGACTTCGAGGGGTTTTGGCATGCAACTCTGACTTGGAATTGCCACTGCTGAACTGGCCATTTAGTTTGGACACGGCCTCTACATCCTGCATTGGGCGATATTTCTGCATAGATACCGGCTCATACTGTAGACCATCTTTCTTGATAGATTTTGGACCTTCCAAACTTAATCTTCTGGAACGAGGTAACAAAAGTGGTGATTTAACTCCACTTTTATCCTCTCGACTCACAGATTTATCGGGGCAGTTCTCAATGCTTAGTCTCCGAGAGGGCAATGGAGTTTTCTCTGATGGAGTGTACGGCTCTTTATTTCTTTGGAACATTCTCTGAGCGTCCTTGGTTGCCAATGCAATCTTAAGGTTCTCAACCTATTCATgtaaaataaaggaaaactcAACCACTTTGACTATATTTGATTTTAGAACAGAGTGACTCTCAACACTTCAACTCTTTCATATTTCAATGATACTAGTGAGGGTCTAATTCTCAGGCTTAAGAAAAGTTAGGTCAGAGCATGCATAgaagttagaaaaaaattgtgCCACAAAGTTACATTCTAACCTGTTCTTTAAGTTGCATAACCTCACTGCTTTCTTTGTTCAAACGGGCTGCCCCCAGTTCCACAGTGGAAACCCTCTGAGCAAACTTTAAAGTACTCACTGTTTCACCAAAGGAATCTGCTTCCGGACTCACATGAGCAAACATCAATGTTTTTGCATGTCCACCTAATGCAAAATTTGCAACAGAAAATGCATTACTAACAAACATTCAGTCAtggttataaaaataaaagtagagtCTCCAAAGCTTTTCTGTGACATCATCTAACGCTACACTTGGAATTCTACAACAGAGAAAAAGCTGGAATTGGAAGAGAGAATGAAAATGATATGATATTAGCATGCACCTAAGGAATCTTGCAAAAGAAGAGTGAGTTTGCTGTTCCTGTAAGGTATGTGAGAATTCTTTTGAGCCAGGGCTGTGATCACATCTCCCAAACAGGAAAGAGATTTGTTAATATATTGTGCTTCCTTTAGTCTATCCCCTGTAACTTCAGACTTGTCTACTCGTTCACTTCCAGCTAGGTCTACCAAGTGCAAGCAACTGCGAATGGAGTTCCCAGATGTATCTTTGCCATGAACATGCACAGTAAGTACACTGAGACACGTTGATCAGCCTTGTCAGTGTCTCAAACAACCccagataatatatatatatatatatatatatatatatatatatatatatatatatatatgtgtgtgtgtgtgtgtgtgtgtgtgtgtgtgtgtgtgtgtgtgtgtgtgtgtgtgtgtgtgtgtgtgtgtgtttatgtatatataagaaAAGCACAAATTCACCTGTGAGAACGACTACTCCTGTTGTTCATTGCAGTCGAACTGACAGAGCGATTAACCTCACCAAGTTTCATGAGGGTCATAACATCAATTGTAGACTTCACAGGGCGCAATTTAGCATCTGGAAGGCTCAGTCCGTCATCATTGCAGCTCCGGATTTCTAATTTAAGGTTTAGTTAAGgagaaaaattgtttacaaatATTAAGATCAACAGACTATAATAAAACCTGCTCTAGCTTATTTCTTTAGAACAGTGCGAAAATGTATGGAATAATGAATATGAAAAGGATATTTGTTGTCAGTTTTGTCTTCTGCAAGTAGATCTCTAACTTGTTCATTGTAAATCTCAACCATTTGAACATAAATGTCATAACTTATGATGTCATTCCTTTCATTAGACATTTGAAACAGATCTTTAAGAGCCAGATAATTGATTCCCATATCCTTAAATGTTCCACTTGATGGACCACTCTGCagcaaaaaagaaatatattgagtCATCTAGGTTTTCAGTCTGCAAATATAATGAACAGTCGTTGCAGGTTCTTGCATTGACCAGTGCCAGGATAGTAATGCAATATTAGtttatttcctttctttcaGAATCAATTAAAACTAACACTTAGCAGAGTGATATTCAGTATCTTACCATGGTGTGAGTCTTCCCAGATCCAGTTTGACCATAAGCAAAAATACAAACATTGTATCCATCCATCACAGATCTAATCAATGGTTGAGTATCTTTGTAAACCTCATCTGAGTACAAATCGGTAAATTTCAACAAAGAGAtggtaaaagaaaaaggtagtCACACTGGTTCAAAATACTATTGTGTTTCCGGAACTCTCTACCTTGGCCAGCTGTTGGACCAAAAACACGATTAAACTGAAAAAGTTTCCTTCCATCTTTCAGTGTTTTTGATGGATCTAAAATGAATAGAGAACCATCTTCCCCGATGAAATCAACAATATTCCTTGATTCAGCCCGGA
This sequence is a window from Vigna angularis cultivar LongXiaoDou No.4 chromosome 2, ASM1680809v1, whole genome shotgun sequence. Protein-coding genes within it:
- the LOC108323740 gene encoding kinesin-like protein KIN-14L, whose protein sequence is MGDATIDKTRDFNMASRKAEEAACRRYKATQWLESQVGPLGLPSQPTERELISCLRNGLILCNAINKIHPGAVPKVVVVDNQMPSQSLTWDSQPLPAYQYFVNLRNFLVAMEELNLPAFEASDLERDTLEMGSAAKVVDCILALKSFQELKQMNNQNGYNKCIKSPLPMRLHSRAAAALPSDACRQLDLTATMEKMPPAESNFSNREEIVELLAKQLVDRMLDAKENIDGNIIASLCKEHLVEDPIKVFNQIMACCNGEQPTTRLREDFVKEEGLSLHSTSTQSAALSAPDNSKRCQACPGKCKCNQEHLLNMQEKELVDLKALKLKIKKEFEEMQSQFQGFFYDIGSQIQEMSTKAIGYHRVVEENRKLYNMVQDLKGNIRVYCRIRPSFRAESRNIVDFIGEDGSLFILDPSKTLKDGRKLFQFNRVFGPTAGQDEVYKDTQPLIRSVMDGYNVCIFAYGQTGSGKTHTMSGPSSGTFKDMGINYLALKDLFQMSNERNDIISYDIYVQMVEIYNEQVRDLLAEDKTDNKLNLKLEIRSCNDDGLSLPDAKLRPVKSTIDVMTLMKLGEVNRSVSSTAMNNRSSRSHSVLTVHVHGKDTSGNSIRSCLHLVDLAGSERVDKSEVTGDRLKEAQYINKSLSCLGDVITALAQKNSHIPYRNSKLTLLLQDSLGGHAKTLMFAHVSPEADSFGETVSTLKFAQRVSTVELGAARLNKESSEVMQLKEQVENLKIALATKDAQRMFQRNKEPYTPSEKTPLPSRRLSIENCPDKSVSREDKSGVKSPLLLPRSRRLSLEGPKSIKKDGLQYEPVSMQKYRPMQDVEAVSKLNGQFSSGNSKSELHAKTPRSPTSISYQTRLIKLNDGMQVPPIKLPQTPEPPVRDGNDAHASKVMGSTNGKGSQIRRSLRTIGKLINGPDKRSQQVEVKSPIKGTGHRNNVKSPIRGTGYTNNVKSPISAVEKTKRRQSLTGIQAPLPNNSRRSSLGGKPVAAYDDKERNARTPPPNPHSDTKTSKRWL